One region of Zingiber officinale cultivar Zhangliang chromosome 7B, Zo_v1.1, whole genome shotgun sequence genomic DNA includes:
- the LOC122005461 gene encoding elongator complex protein 1-like isoform X1: MKNLKVSSQLSLDLELQFEGESILLSAFDVECNRVFFASSHNAIYTLQLPLSTNSSSEVEPLPLEPEDHISAMDYLMEKEVLIIGTSRGCLILYNVDMKTTEFVGKVNGGVKYIASSPDGALLAVTSGTGQLLVMTQDWDVQYETPLDPNLSDDMDTHDLGGPSSSQFDSSISWRGDGRYFATISQLYYSSSLQKNSFPLQKLNIWDRESGDLHSSSELKKFMGTSLDWMPSGAKVATVYDRKGENKCPLIVLFEKNGMERSSFSINETAEATIQILKWNCNSDLLATSIVSDEFDSIKIWSFSNNHWYLKQDMRYPKKEGVRFLWDPLKPMHLISWTLSGKVTFYNFIWTTAVTETSVALVIDNSNVLVTPLSISLVPPPMSLFSLKFSSAVREISFLSKSSKKYIAACLSNGSLCVAETPSVDMWDAFEGKVIDIEACHSDLRLESFMHLTWLDSNILFGITSRGSLSCLGNNITQQNSRNYFLHEIELACSENSEPESFASSGWHAQISEVASFEKPIIAIAPVPTKKCAAFVQLQGGPIIEYSSTKLMTLERTHHHDSGSDHGFSSSCPWMKAVLVRHDGILRDLVFGLDDNGRLHLGGRILCKNCSSFSFYSANGGVTEQVVTHLLLITKQDLLIIIGMDDILRETLETKIDSYSTSNNHKEENKDFVHIWERGAKLIGVMHGDEAAVILQTNRGSLECIYPRKLVLVSITNALVQERFKDAMLMVRRHRIDFNVIVDYHGWKAFLKSAKEFVRQVDNLGHITEFVSSIKNENVINTLYKAYFPQPSPIEALTRNSKNIQDLATGNKVSDVLFAVRRALEEQMPESSGRELCILTTLAHSEPPALEEALNRIKVIRESELLGADNKQRLYPSGEESVKHLVWLTDPEAVYEAALGLYDLNLAAMVAVNSQKDPKEFLPYLKGLEDLPPPVMRYTIDLRLHRYESALKHIVSAGDDYYEDCMNLLKNNPELFPIGLQLISDHVKRSQILEAWGDHLNAEKQLQDAAMIYLCCSSLHKALKAYRACADWKGVFTVAGLLKLGDKEVLLLANDLCEEIQALGKPAESAKIALEYLKDISRAVDYLIMAREWEEALRISHMQEDQDLDSPLRDACIECATALTSEYNEGLEKVGKYCARYLAVRQRRIMLAAKIQAEDRLASDVDYDTLSETSSTFSNMSAYTGRTEKNSSASISSSKASRVREMRRQKHRGGKIRPGSPGEELALVEHLKGMSLTETAQHELKGLIITLIMLGKEEIASKLQSAADAYQISQQAAVKLAEDTMENDTINEENHTLENYTKIVRVPYMKALPPESKALLPPMPVLIL; this comes from the exons ATGAAGAATTTAAAGGTTTCCTCGCAGCTCTCGCTGGATCTCGAGTTGCAGTTCGAGGGAGAGTCGATTCTGCTGTCCGCCTTCGACGTCGAGTGCAACCGTGTCTTCTTTGCCTCTTCGCATAATGCCATCTACACTCTTCAACTTCCGCTATCTACG AATTCTTCGTCAGAAGTTGAGCCTCTACCCTTGGAACCCGAGGATCATATTTCCGCAATGGATTATCTAATGGAGAAGGAAGTGCTGATTATTGGAACTTCAAGGGGTTGCTTAATATTGTATAATGTTGATATGAAAACAACTGAATTTGTTGGCAAAGTAAATGGCGGAGTAAAGTATATTGCTTCAAGCCCAGATGGAGCCCTTCTGGCAGTAACATCTGGAACTGGGCAGTTGCTAGTCATGACTCAGGATTGGGATGTACAGTATGAAACTCCACTTGATCCTAATCTTTCTGAT GATATGGACACTCATGATCTGGGTGGTCCTTCTAGCAGTCAATTTGATAGCTCCATTTCTTGGCGCGGCGATGGAAGATACTTTGCTACAATTAGTCAACTTTACTATTCTTCTTCTCTGCAAAAGAATTCTTTTCCTTTACAAAAGCTTAACATTTGGGATAGAGAATCTGGAGACTTGCATTCTTCTTCAGAGCTCAAGAAGTTTATGGGTACATCCTTAGATTGGATGCCTAGTGGAGCTAAAGTGGCAACTGTGTATGACAGAAAAGGTGAAAATAAATGCCCTTTGATAGTACTTTTTGAGAAAAATGGAATGGAGAGAAGCTCTTTCTCTATTAACGAGACAGCGGAAGCAACAATTCAGATTTTAAAATGGAACTGCAACTCAGACCTTCTGGCTACTTCTATTGTCAGTGATGAATTTGATTCTATCAAAATTTGGTCCTTCAGCAACAACCATTGGTATTTGAAGCAAGACATGAGATATCCAAAGAAAGAAGGTGTGAGGTTCTTGTGGGATCCATTAAAGCCTATGCATCTGATTAGTTGGACTTTGAGTGGAAAGGTTACATTTTACAACTTTATCTGGACTACTGCTGTTACTGAGACATCAGTAGCATTGGTTATTGATAACTCCAATGTGTTAGTAACTCCTCTTTCAATCTCCCTAGTCCCACCTCCCATGTCTCTCTTTAGTCTAAAATTTTCTAGTGCTGTTCGAGAAATCTCCTTCTTATCTAAGAGTTCAAAGAAATATATAGCAGCATGTCTATCCAATGGAAGCTTATGTGTAGCAGAGACTCCTAGCGTTGATATGTGGGATGCATTTGAAGGAAAAGTAATTGATATTGAAGCTTGCCATAGTGATTTAAGGTTGGAGAGCTTTATGCATCTAACTTGGTTGGATTCAAACATTCTTTTTGGAATAACTTCTAGAGGATCTCTTAGTTGCTTAGGGAACAACATTACCCAACAAAATTCTCGTAATTACTTTTTGCATGAGATCGAGCTTGCATGTTCTGAGAATTCAGAGCCTGAATCATTTGCTTCTTCAGGTTGGCATGCACAGATATCAGAGGTGGCATCTTTTGAAAAGCCTATCATTGCTATTGCTCCTGTTCCAACAAAAAAATGTGCAGCCTTTGTTCAGCTTCAAGGAGGACCAATCATTGAGTATTCTTCTACTAAGTTGATGACACTTGAACGAACTCATCATCATGATTCTGGATCTGATCATGGGTTTTCATCGTCATGCCCTTGGATGAAGGCAGTACTTGTTCGTCATGATGGTATTTTGAGAGACCTTGTTTTTGGGCTTGATGATAATGGTAGGCTACATCTTGGAGGGAGAATATTATGCAAAAACTGCAGCAGTTTCTCATTTTATTCTGCCAATGGTGGTGTCACTGAGCAAGTCGTTACTCATTTGCTGCTTATAACAAAGCAGGATTTGCTAATCATCATAGGCATGGATGATATTTTACGTGAGACTCTTGAAACAAAAATAGATAGTTACAGTACTTCTAATAACCACAAAGAGGAAAATAAAGATTTTGTTCATATATGGGAAAGAGGAGCAAAGTTGATTGGAGTAATGCATGGAGATGAGGCAGCAGTCATATTACAAACTAATCGAGGTAGCTTAGAATGCATTTATCCAAGGAAATTGGTTCTTGTGTCAATTACTAATGCTTTGGTACAAGAGCGTTTTAAGGATGCAATGCTTATGGTGAGGAGACATAGGATAGACTTTAATGTCATTGTTGATTACCATGGTTGGAAAGCTTTTCTAAAATCAGCCAAGGAGTTTGTTCGTCAGGTAGATAATCTTGGCCATATAACAGAATTTGTTTcctcaatcaagaatgagaatgtGATCAACACTCTATACAAGGCATACTTTCCTCAACCTTCTCCAATTGAGGCACTGACTAGAAATTCAAAAAACATTCAGGATCTTGCCACAGGAAACAAGGTTTCTGATGTTCTTTTTGCTGTGCGGAGGGCTCTTGAGGAACAAATGCCTGAAAGTTCAGGAAGAGAGCTCTGTATTCTGACCACTTTAGCCCATAGTGAACCTCCAGCTTTGGAGGAAGCACTGAATAGAATAAAAGTTATCCGAGAATCAGAGCTATTGGGGGCTGACAACAAGCAGAGGTTATACCCTTCTGGTGAAGAATCTGTAAAGCATTTAGTATGGTTGACAGATCCTGAGGCTGTATATGAAGCTGCTCTAGGTTTGTATGATCTTAACCTTGCTGCCATGGTGGCAGTGAACTCACAGAAGGATCCAAAGGAATTTCTTCCTTATCTCAAAGGACTTGAAGATTTGCCGCCTCCTGTTATGAGATATACCATTGACCTAAGACTGCACAGATATGAGAGTGCTCTAAAACATATTGTCTCAGCAGGTGATGATTATTATGAAGATTGCATGAATCTCCTAAAGAACAACCCTGAACTTTTTCCCATTGGTCTGCAATTAATTTCTGACCATGTGAAAAGATCACAGATCCTAGAAGCCTGGGGGGATCATCTTAATGCTGAAAAACAGCTTCAAGATGCTGCTATGATTTACCTGTGTTGCTCATCTCTTCACAAAGCTCTAAAAGCATATCGTGCTTGTGCTGATTGGAAAGGTGTATTTACAGTAGCTGGTCTCCTCAAACTAGGAGACAAAGAGGTTCTTCTACTGGCAAATGATCTCTGTGAAGAAATTCAAGCACTTGGGAAGCCAGCTGAGTCTGCCAAAATTGCTCTTGAGTATTTGAAGGACATTTCTAGAGCTGTTGACTATTTAATAATGGCAAGAGAGTGGGAAGAGGCTCTCAGAATTTCCCACATGCAAGAAGATCAGGACTTAGACTCCCCTCTTAGGGATGCATGCATAGAATGTGCTACTGCATTGACATCTGAATACAATGAGGGGTTAGAAAAGGTAGGGAAATATTGTGCCCGTTACCTTGCTGTGCGCCAGAGAAGGATAATGCTTGCTGCTAAAATTCAGGCAGAGGATAGGTTGGCAAGTGATGTCGATTATGATACTCTCTCTGAAACTAGCAGTACTTTCAGTAACATGAGTGCATACACTGGAAG GACAGAGAAGAATTCATCGGCTTCCATCAGTTCAAGCAAAGCCAGTAGAGTTCGCGAGATGAGACGTCAAAAGCATAGAGGTGGAAAGATTCGACCCGGAAG
- the LOC122005461 gene encoding elongator complex protein 1-like isoform X2, producing the protein MYSMKLHLILIFLIQFDSSISWRGDGRYFATISQLYYSSSLQKNSFPLQKLNIWDRESGDLHSSSELKKFMGTSLDWMPSGAKVATVYDRKGENKCPLIVLFEKNGMERSSFSINETAEATIQILKWNCNSDLLATSIVSDEFDSIKIWSFSNNHWYLKQDMRYPKKEGVRFLWDPLKPMHLISWTLSGKVTFYNFIWTTAVTETSVALVIDNSNVLVTPLSISLVPPPMSLFSLKFSSAVREISFLSKSSKKYIAACLSNGSLCVAETPSVDMWDAFEGKVIDIEACHSDLRLESFMHLTWLDSNILFGITSRGSLSCLGNNITQQNSRNYFLHEIELACSENSEPESFASSGWHAQISEVASFEKPIIAIAPVPTKKCAAFVQLQGGPIIEYSSTKLMTLERTHHHDSGSDHGFSSSCPWMKAVLVRHDGILRDLVFGLDDNGRLHLGGRILCKNCSSFSFYSANGGVTEQVVTHLLLITKQDLLIIIGMDDILRETLETKIDSYSTSNNHKEENKDFVHIWERGAKLIGVMHGDEAAVILQTNRGSLECIYPRKLVLVSITNALVQERFKDAMLMVRRHRIDFNVIVDYHGWKAFLKSAKEFVRQVDNLGHITEFVSSIKNENVINTLYKAYFPQPSPIEALTRNSKNIQDLATGNKVSDVLFAVRRALEEQMPESSGRELCILTTLAHSEPPALEEALNRIKVIRESELLGADNKQRLYPSGEESVKHLVWLTDPEAVYEAALGLYDLNLAAMVAVNSQKDPKEFLPYLKGLEDLPPPVMRYTIDLRLHRYESALKHIVSAGDDYYEDCMNLLKNNPELFPIGLQLISDHVKRSQILEAWGDHLNAEKQLQDAAMIYLCCSSLHKALKAYRACADWKGVFTVAGLLKLGDKEVLLLANDLCEEIQALGKPAESAKIALEYLKDISRAVDYLIMAREWEEALRISHMQEDQDLDSPLRDACIECATALTSEYNEGLEKVGKYCARYLAVRQRRIMLAAKIQAEDRLASDVDYDTLSETSSTFSNMSAYTGRTEKNSSASISSSKASRVREMRRQKHRGGKIRPGSPGEELALVEHLKGMSLTETAQHELKGLIITLIMLGKEEIASKLQSAADAYQISQQAAVKLAEDTMENDTINEENHTLENYTKIVRVPYMKALPPESKALLPPMPVLIL; encoded by the exons ATGTACAGTATGAAACTCCACTTGATCCTAATCTTTCTGAT TCAATTTGATAGCTCCATTTCTTGGCGCGGCGATGGAAGATACTTTGCTACAATTAGTCAACTTTACTATTCTTCTTCTCTGCAAAAGAATTCTTTTCCTTTACAAAAGCTTAACATTTGGGATAGAGAATCTGGAGACTTGCATTCTTCTTCAGAGCTCAAGAAGTTTATGGGTACATCCTTAGATTGGATGCCTAGTGGAGCTAAAGTGGCAACTGTGTATGACAGAAAAGGTGAAAATAAATGCCCTTTGATAGTACTTTTTGAGAAAAATGGAATGGAGAGAAGCTCTTTCTCTATTAACGAGACAGCGGAAGCAACAATTCAGATTTTAAAATGGAACTGCAACTCAGACCTTCTGGCTACTTCTATTGTCAGTGATGAATTTGATTCTATCAAAATTTGGTCCTTCAGCAACAACCATTGGTATTTGAAGCAAGACATGAGATATCCAAAGAAAGAAGGTGTGAGGTTCTTGTGGGATCCATTAAAGCCTATGCATCTGATTAGTTGGACTTTGAGTGGAAAGGTTACATTTTACAACTTTATCTGGACTACTGCTGTTACTGAGACATCAGTAGCATTGGTTATTGATAACTCCAATGTGTTAGTAACTCCTCTTTCAATCTCCCTAGTCCCACCTCCCATGTCTCTCTTTAGTCTAAAATTTTCTAGTGCTGTTCGAGAAATCTCCTTCTTATCTAAGAGTTCAAAGAAATATATAGCAGCATGTCTATCCAATGGAAGCTTATGTGTAGCAGAGACTCCTAGCGTTGATATGTGGGATGCATTTGAAGGAAAAGTAATTGATATTGAAGCTTGCCATAGTGATTTAAGGTTGGAGAGCTTTATGCATCTAACTTGGTTGGATTCAAACATTCTTTTTGGAATAACTTCTAGAGGATCTCTTAGTTGCTTAGGGAACAACATTACCCAACAAAATTCTCGTAATTACTTTTTGCATGAGATCGAGCTTGCATGTTCTGAGAATTCAGAGCCTGAATCATTTGCTTCTTCAGGTTGGCATGCACAGATATCAGAGGTGGCATCTTTTGAAAAGCCTATCATTGCTATTGCTCCTGTTCCAACAAAAAAATGTGCAGCCTTTGTTCAGCTTCAAGGAGGACCAATCATTGAGTATTCTTCTACTAAGTTGATGACACTTGAACGAACTCATCATCATGATTCTGGATCTGATCATGGGTTTTCATCGTCATGCCCTTGGATGAAGGCAGTACTTGTTCGTCATGATGGTATTTTGAGAGACCTTGTTTTTGGGCTTGATGATAATGGTAGGCTACATCTTGGAGGGAGAATATTATGCAAAAACTGCAGCAGTTTCTCATTTTATTCTGCCAATGGTGGTGTCACTGAGCAAGTCGTTACTCATTTGCTGCTTATAACAAAGCAGGATTTGCTAATCATCATAGGCATGGATGATATTTTACGTGAGACTCTTGAAACAAAAATAGATAGTTACAGTACTTCTAATAACCACAAAGAGGAAAATAAAGATTTTGTTCATATATGGGAAAGAGGAGCAAAGTTGATTGGAGTAATGCATGGAGATGAGGCAGCAGTCATATTACAAACTAATCGAGGTAGCTTAGAATGCATTTATCCAAGGAAATTGGTTCTTGTGTCAATTACTAATGCTTTGGTACAAGAGCGTTTTAAGGATGCAATGCTTATGGTGAGGAGACATAGGATAGACTTTAATGTCATTGTTGATTACCATGGTTGGAAAGCTTTTCTAAAATCAGCCAAGGAGTTTGTTCGTCAGGTAGATAATCTTGGCCATATAACAGAATTTGTTTcctcaatcaagaatgagaatgtGATCAACACTCTATACAAGGCATACTTTCCTCAACCTTCTCCAATTGAGGCACTGACTAGAAATTCAAAAAACATTCAGGATCTTGCCACAGGAAACAAGGTTTCTGATGTTCTTTTTGCTGTGCGGAGGGCTCTTGAGGAACAAATGCCTGAAAGTTCAGGAAGAGAGCTCTGTATTCTGACCACTTTAGCCCATAGTGAACCTCCAGCTTTGGAGGAAGCACTGAATAGAATAAAAGTTATCCGAGAATCAGAGCTATTGGGGGCTGACAACAAGCAGAGGTTATACCCTTCTGGTGAAGAATCTGTAAAGCATTTAGTATGGTTGACAGATCCTGAGGCTGTATATGAAGCTGCTCTAGGTTTGTATGATCTTAACCTTGCTGCCATGGTGGCAGTGAACTCACAGAAGGATCCAAAGGAATTTCTTCCTTATCTCAAAGGACTTGAAGATTTGCCGCCTCCTGTTATGAGATATACCATTGACCTAAGACTGCACAGATATGAGAGTGCTCTAAAACATATTGTCTCAGCAGGTGATGATTATTATGAAGATTGCATGAATCTCCTAAAGAACAACCCTGAACTTTTTCCCATTGGTCTGCAATTAATTTCTGACCATGTGAAAAGATCACAGATCCTAGAAGCCTGGGGGGATCATCTTAATGCTGAAAAACAGCTTCAAGATGCTGCTATGATTTACCTGTGTTGCTCATCTCTTCACAAAGCTCTAAAAGCATATCGTGCTTGTGCTGATTGGAAAGGTGTATTTACAGTAGCTGGTCTCCTCAAACTAGGAGACAAAGAGGTTCTTCTACTGGCAAATGATCTCTGTGAAGAAATTCAAGCACTTGGGAAGCCAGCTGAGTCTGCCAAAATTGCTCTTGAGTATTTGAAGGACATTTCTAGAGCTGTTGACTATTTAATAATGGCAAGAGAGTGGGAAGAGGCTCTCAGAATTTCCCACATGCAAGAAGATCAGGACTTAGACTCCCCTCTTAGGGATGCATGCATAGAATGTGCTACTGCATTGACATCTGAATACAATGAGGGGTTAGAAAAGGTAGGGAAATATTGTGCCCGTTACCTTGCTGTGCGCCAGAGAAGGATAATGCTTGCTGCTAAAATTCAGGCAGAGGATAGGTTGGCAAGTGATGTCGATTATGATACTCTCTCTGAAACTAGCAGTACTTTCAGTAACATGAGTGCATACACTGGAAG GACAGAGAAGAATTCATCGGCTTCCATCAGTTCAAGCAAAGCCAGTAGAGTTCGCGAGATGAGACGTCAAAAGCATAGAGGTGGAAAGATTCGACCCGGAAG
- the LOC122003617 gene encoding guanosine nucleotide diphosphate dissociation inhibitor At5g09550-like, with amino-acid sequence MDEEYDVIVLGTGLKECILSGLLSVEGLKVLHMDRNDYYGGESTSLSLNQIWKRFRGDGSPPEALGSSKEYNVDMIPKFMMANGGLVRVLIRTGVTKYLNFKAVDGSFVYNNRKIYKVPATDVEALKSTLMGLFEKRRARKLFIYVQDYEEDDPKSHEGLDLTTVTTREVISKYGLDDNTVDFIGHALALHSDDSYLDEPAIHTVKRMKLYAESLARFQGGSPYIYPLYGLGELPQGFARLSAVYGGTYMLNKPQCKVEFDEDGKAIGVTSEGETAKCKKIVCDPSYLPDKVKKVGRVARAICIMSHPIPDTNNSHSVQLILPQKQLGKKSDMYLFCCSYAHNVAPKGKYIAFVSTEAETDEPETELKPGIDLLGPVDETFFDIYDRYEPINNHEEDNCFVSTSYDATTHFESTVQNVISMYKKITGKDLDLSVDLSAASATASEDA; translated from the exons ATGGATGAAGAATACGACGTGATCGTACTTGGCACCGGCCTCAAGGAATGCATTCTAAGTGGTCTCCTCTCCGTCGAGGGCCTCAAGGTCCTTCACATGGATAGAAATGACTATTACGGTGGAGAATCAACATCACTTAGTCTCAATCAG atttggaAGAGATTCAGAGGTGATGGTAGCCCTCCAGAGGCCTTGGGTTCGAGCAAGGAGTACAATGTGGACATGATACCCAag TTCATGATGGCAAACGGTGGCCTTGTCCGGGTCCTCATCCGCACTGGTGTTACCAAATACTTGAATTTCAAAGCAGTGGATGGAAGCTTTGTTTACAACAACCGAAAG ATATATAAAGTGCCAGCCACTGATGTTGAAGCTCTGAAATCAACTCTGATGGGGCTCTTCGAGAAGCGCCGCGCACGCAAGTTGTTCATCTACGTGCAAGATTACGAGGAGGACGATCCCAAGTCCCACGAAGGGCTTGACCTGACGACAGTCACCACTAGAGAAGTCATTTC CAAATATGGTTTGGACGATAACACAGTCGATTTCATTGGGCATGCATTGGCACTTCACTCAGATGATAGCTACTTGGATGAGCCTGCAATTCACACCGTAAAGAGAATGAAG CTATATGCTGAATCACTGGCCCGGTTTCAAGGAGGATCTCCTTATATTTATCCTCTCTACGGGCTTGGAGAGCTTCCTCAG GGTTTTGCTCGACTAAGTGCTGTTTATGGTGGCACGTACATGCTCAACAAGCCTCAATGCAAG GTAGAGTTTGATGAAGATGGAAAAGCCATTGGTGTGACATCTGAAGGTGAAACTGCTAAATGTAAAAAAATAGTCTGTGATCCTTCTTACTTGCCTGATAAG GTGAAGAAGGTTGGAAGAGTGGCCAGAGCAATCTGCATAATGAGCCATCCAATTCCAGACACCAACAACTCACACTCAGTGCAGCTTATTCTACCTCAAAAACAATTAGGCAAGAAATCTGACAT gTATTTGTTTTGCTGTTCTTATGCTCACAATGTTGCTCCAAAAGGGAAGTACATAGCCTTTGTCTCCACTGAAGCTGAGACGGATGAGCCTGAGACAGAGCTCAAGCCTGGCATTGATCTCCTTGGGCCAGTAGATGAAACCTTCTTTGATATCTATGACAGATATGAACCTATCAACAACCATGAAGAGGACAATTGCTTCGTCTCCACT AGTTATGATGCAACAACACACTTCGAGTCCACAGTCCAAAACGTGATCTCCATGTACAAGAAGATCACTGGAAAG GATCTTGATCTGTCAGTTGATCTCAGTGCTGCCAGTGCTACAGCCAGTGAGGATGCTTAG